From the genome of Canis lupus familiaris isolate Mischka breed German Shepherd chromosome 8, alternate assembly UU_Cfam_GSD_1.0, whole genome shotgun sequence, one region includes:
- the LOC119869006 gene encoding disintegrin and metalloproteinase domain-containing protein 21-like isoform X4: MVFHSYLVKLAVSPNMPRKEKGVVSTESDIGCAQNGPGSLRQSSVLSDPLNLAVRRVLLLSTSLPDVPEKGVRLAEGRDTMRGLLFLLVLWAGLAPTQGSQGRPSWRYVSSEVVIPRKELHRGKGVQMPGWLSYSLHFGGKRHVIHMRRKKLFWSRHLLVMTQDDQGALQMDYPFIPPDCYYLGYLEEIPLSMVTLDTCYGGLEGIMKLDDLAYEIKPLSSSQRFEHIVSQIVADSIATVPTYKLGLKEDRDLLFSQANASVVTRLSSKMYSSHHGYVKSLALSSHSMYSVFNNVSKCAQFLISVFNLIDTFFLGLDINYYVAFIIIYNQRDPNVLNNYHPTDSPYGRYYVYNLYALLAPHSSIIMIKNVPQDAEFEPVAYAICNRGNLIMLGYLGRQYLILAIVGAQKVARSFGVYYDDPYCSCQRRSQCIMNNYFALTDSFSNCSFMHMQHILGGGVAQCIYSSEMVYFNRSLTREHCGNYRVDPLEQCDCGSFKQCYSNLCCHNDCTFTTGSICNTGRCCTNCTYSPAGTLCRPIQTVCDLPEYCRGGSLTCPDDFYMQDGTPCTEVGYCYHGNCTDRSVHCKEIFGKNAVNGADVCYTINRRGDRYGHCRRNERLMASTACNLEDIQCGRLQCSNVTHLPRLQEHVGFHQSKISGVWCFGLDSHRGTGTNDVGHVRSGTPCAHGKFCQNTYCNGTIAQLNYDCIPEKCSYRGICNNNRNCHCHIGWDPPRCVDRGAGGSTDSGPPPRRMRAVRQSHESVIYLRVVFARIYALIAALLFGVATNVRTIKTVVVKEQIVHEGNP; the protein is encoded by the exons ATGGTGTTCCACAGCTACTTGGTAAAACTTGCCGTGTCCCCTAACATGccgaggaaggagaaaggagtggTCTCCACAGAGAGCGATATTGGCTGTGCACAGAAC GGACCTGGCAGCCTGAGGCAGTCCTCTGTTCTGTCAGATCCTCTAAACCTTGCTGTGCGGAGGGTCCTCCTTTTATCTACCTCACTGCCAGATGTCCCTGAGAAGGGCGTGAGGCTGGCAGAGGGCCGAGACACCATGAGAGGGCTCCTCTTTCTGCTTGTGCtctgggcagggctggctcccaCCCAGGGTTCTCAAGGCCGTCCCTCATGGCGCTACGTCTCCTCTGAGGTGGTCATTCCCAGGAAGGAGCTGCACCGCGGCAAAGGCGTCCAGATGCCAGGCTGGCTCTCCTACAGCCTGCACTTTGGGGGCAAGAGGCACGTTATCCACATGCGGCGCAAGAAACTCTTCTGGTCCAGGCATCTGCTGGTGATGACTCAGGATGACCAAGGTGCCTTGCAGATGGACTACCCCTTCATCCCTCCTGACTGTTACTACCTCGGCTACCTGGAGGAGATTCCTCTTTCCATGGTCACCCTGGACACGTGCTATGGGGGACTGGAAGGTATCATGAAGTTGGATGACCTTGcctatgagatcaagcccctcagcAGTTCCCAAAGATTTGAACACATTGTTTCTCAGATAGTGGCAGACAGCATTGCAACAGTCCCTACCTATAAACTGGGACTGAAGGAGGATAGAGACCTCCTATTCTCTCAAGCAAATGCCAGTGTAGTTACGCGGCTCTCAAGTAAGATGTATTCATCTCATCATGGTTATGTGAAATCGCTCGCCTTAAGTTCACACTCAATGTATAGTGTGTTCAACAACGTGTCTAAATGTGCCCAATTTCTAATATCGGTATTTAATTTGATTGACACATTCTTTTTAGGACTTGATATAAATTATTACGTTGcattcattattatatataatcaaCGAGATCCAAATGTCCTTAACAATTATCACCCGACAGATAGTCCATATGGTCGATATTATGTCTACAACTTGTATGCACTTCTTGCACCACATTCATCCATAATTATGATTAAAAATGTGCCACAGGATGCTGAATTTGAACCTGTCGCATATGCAATTTGCAATCGTGGTAACCTCATCATGCTAGGATATCTAGGCAGACAGTATTTAATATTGGCTATTGTAGGAGCACAAAAGGTCGCGAGAAGTTTTGGTGTATACTATGACGATCCTTATTGTTCCTGCCAGAGAAGGTCCCAGTGCATTATGAACAACTATTTTGCTCTGACAGACTCTTTCAGTAACTGTTCCTTCATGCATATGCAGCACATACTGGGTGGTGGCGTAGCTCAATGTATTTACAGCTCTGAAATGGTGTATTTTAATAGAAGCTTGACTCGGGAGCATTGTGGCAACTACAGAGTGGATCCCCTTGAACAGTGTGACTGTGGCTCCTTCAAACAGTGTTATAGCAATCTCTGCTGTCATAATGATTGTACCTTCACTACTGGAAGCATATGTAATACAGGCAGATGCTGCACAAACTGCACCTATTCCCCTGCTGGGACACTCTGCAGACCAATCCAAACTGTGTGTGATCTTCCGGAGTACTGCCGAGGAGGGTCCTTGACATGCCCTGATGATTTCTATATGCAAGATGGAACCCCGTGCACCGAAGTGGGCTACTGTTATCATGGAAACTGTACTGATCGCTCTGTGCACTGCAAAGAAATCTTTGGTAAAAATGCTGTGAATGGTGCAGATGTATGCTATACCATAAATAGAAGAGGTGATAGATATGGACACTGCAGAAGAAATGAGAGGTTAATGGCCAGTACGGCTTGTAATCTAGAAGACATTCAGTGTGGAAGACTGCAGTGTAGCAATGTCACTCATCTCCCTCGGTTGCAAGAACATGTGGGATTCCATCAGTCTAAGATATCAGGGGTCTGGTGTTTTGGGCTGGATTCACATCGTGGCACAGGAACAAATGATGTTGGTCATGTGCGATCTGGTACTCCCTGTGCTCATGGAAAGTTCTGTCAAAATACCTACTGCAATGGCACTATAGCTCAGCTGAATTATGACTGCATCCCTGAAAAATGCAGTTACAGGggcatttgcaacaacaacaGGAACTGTCATTGCCACATAGGCTGGGATCCTCCACGGTGCGTTGATCGAGGTGCTGGTGGGAGCACAGACAGTGGACCCCCTCCAAGAAGAATGCGGGCAGTCAGGCAAAGTCATGAATCAGTGATATATCTGAGAGTGGTCTTTGCTCGAATCTATGCCTTGATAGCCGCACTCCTCTTTGGCGTTGCCACCAATGTAAGAACCATTAAGACGGTTGTAGTTAAGGAGCAGATAGTCCATGAGGGCAATCCATAA